The Endozoicomonas montiporae CL-33 genome contains a region encoding:
- a CDS encoding carboxy terminal-processing peptidase, whose protein sequence is MIPTLQLARKYTSVFIALFTAICLATSPVFAADQNLERELEDLSPTLQQAIASVNVVQLLSRNHYRKLPVDQENADKVFQRYLDRLDPNRSFFLQKDIDEFQRYREKLASSLKSGDLKPAFEMFNRYRERAGDRARYLLTRVDKGIGSINLKTDAELVVDRKDSPWLTDEKAQRELWDQQLKDSILSLKLSNRTDDEVIEQLKRRNTNLLRRLHQSKSEDAFQTYINAFTSIFDPHTQYFSPQTAENFDINMSLSLEGIGAVLQSEDEYTKVVSIVPGGPADLAGQLKPGDKIVSVAQGKGQLEDVVGMRLDDVVKLIRGKKKTLVRLEVIPGASQSQTTRIYDIVRDKVKLEEQDASSKIIEVKDKGVTRKLGVIEIPTFYIDFRAAQAGDPNYKSTTRDVRKLIEDLKKQNIDGLVIDLRANGGGSLQEANELTGLFIGKGPTVVVRDSRGRMDKQEDPDPRQVYDGPMAVMVDRLSASASEIFAGAIQDYGRGIVIGSQTYGKGTVQSIQPLNHGQLKLTLAKFYRVSGQSTQNQGVLPDISYPSLYEARDIGENKLPDALPWDTINPVKFQRYGDLNAYFPKLEKKHQQRTRNNPDFVYLNEMKDYLTRYENKTKVSLNEEKRRLEVQSMRSQRLAIENRLRKAKGEELLNNLDELEEAEQAALNKKDKKDQKKEADAFVKEAGEILNDMIRLKKQAIKPAQAA, encoded by the coding sequence ATGATACCGACCCTGCAACTTGCAAGGAAATACACATCGGTTTTCATTGCACTGTTCACAGCCATCTGTCTGGCCACCAGCCCGGTTTTTGCTGCTGACCAGAATCTGGAACGGGAACTGGAAGACCTTTCCCCGACACTGCAGCAGGCCATTGCCAGTGTGAATGTCGTACAGCTTCTGTCCAGAAATCACTATCGCAAACTACCTGTTGATCAGGAAAACGCCGACAAGGTGTTTCAACGCTATCTTGATCGACTCGATCCTAATCGCAGTTTCTTTCTGCAAAAAGACATTGATGAGTTCCAACGCTATCGCGAGAAACTGGCCAGTTCGCTTAAAAGCGGCGACCTGAAGCCTGCTTTTGAAATGTTTAACCGTTACCGTGAACGCGCTGGTGACCGGGCACGTTACCTTCTGACAAGGGTAGATAAAGGCATTGGCAGCATCAATCTGAAAACCGATGCCGAACTGGTGGTGGATCGCAAAGACTCGCCCTGGTTAACCGATGAGAAAGCCCAGCGTGAACTGTGGGATCAACAGCTAAAAGACAGCATTCTGTCTCTCAAACTCAGCAATCGTACCGACGATGAAGTGATCGAGCAGCTCAAGCGCCGCAACACCAACCTGCTTCGCCGCCTGCACCAGAGCAAAAGCGAAGACGCATTCCAGACTTACATCAATGCTTTCACCAGCATTTTCGACCCACACACCCAATACTTTTCACCCCAGACCGCAGAAAACTTTGACATTAATATGAGCCTGTCGCTAGAAGGCATTGGCGCTGTTCTGCAGTCAGAAGACGAATACACCAAGGTGGTTAGCATAGTACCGGGCGGACCGGCCGATCTGGCAGGGCAATTAAAACCTGGTGATAAAATCGTCAGCGTAGCTCAGGGCAAAGGTCAGCTTGAAGACGTGGTAGGCATGCGACTGGACGACGTTGTGAAGCTGATTCGCGGTAAAAAGAAAACACTGGTACGTCTGGAAGTCATTCCCGGTGCCAGCCAGAGCCAGACCACCCGGATTTACGACATTGTTCGCGATAAGGTGAAACTGGAAGAACAGGACGCCAGCAGCAAAATTATTGAAGTCAAAGACAAAGGCGTCACCCGCAAACTCGGTGTGATTGAAATTCCAACCTTTTACATTGACTTCCGTGCAGCACAGGCCGGTGACCCCAATTACAAAAGCACAACCAGAGATGTACGCAAGCTGATTGAAGATCTGAAGAAGCAAAACATCGACGGTCTGGTTATCGACCTGCGTGCCAACGGTGGTGGCTCGTTACAGGAAGCCAACGAACTGACTGGTTTGTTTATTGGCAAGGGTCCAACGGTGGTAGTGCGTGACAGCCGTGGCAGAATGGACAAGCAGGAAGATCCTGATCCCAGACAAGTATACGACGGACCAATGGCCGTCATGGTGGATCGACTCAGCGCTTCCGCGTCAGAAATCTTTGCCGGAGCCATTCAGGATTATGGCCGCGGCATTGTGATCGGCAGCCAGACTTACGGAAAAGGCACCGTACAGAGCATTCAGCCACTCAACCACGGGCAACTGAAGCTGACTCTGGCGAAATTCTACCGGGTATCGGGTCAAAGCACCCAGAACCAGGGTGTACTGCCGGACATCAGTTATCCATCACTGTATGAAGCGCGGGATATCGGCGAGAACAAACTGCCAGACGCCTTGCCCTGGGACACCATCAATCCGGTAAAATTCCAGCGCTACGGCGATCTGAATGCATACTTCCCTAAACTGGAGAAAAAGCATCAACAGCGCACCCGAAACAATCCGGATTTCGTTTACCTGAATGAAATGAAAGATTATCTCACCCGCTATGAGAACAAGACAAAAGTTTCACTGAATGAAGAGAAACGTCGGCTGGAAGTTCAGTCCATGCGCAGCCAGCGCCTTGCTATCGAAAACCGTTTGAGAAAAGCCAAAGGAGAAGAGTTGCTCAACAATCTTGATGAGCTTGAAGAAGCTGAACAGGCAGCCCTGAATAAGAAGGACAAAAAAGACCAGAAGAAAGAAGCCGACGCCTTTGTGAAAGAAGCCGGTGAAATTCTTAATGATATGATCCGCCTGAAAAAGCAGGCCATTAAGCCTGCACAGGCCGCCTGA
- a CDS encoding M18 family aminopeptidase → MSQTPSLQQNFNQNLVEFLRESPTPYHAVKNMVAKLEQHGFVQLNESQAWQLKDNGRYYVTRNDSSIVAFTNGNHQQGFRMVGGHTDFPCLKVKPQPELHKHQYLQLAVEVYGGALLNPWFDRDLSIAGRVFYIDTAGELKSSLINYRKAVAYIPSLAIHLDREANKKRSVNPQTDIPPILCQLGKDEKADFRALLKEQLAEEGVTDVTEVLEYDLSFYDTQGAAIIGLKDEFIVSQSLDNLLSCYVGMTAMIEALDNSSAPMVLVCNDHEECGSQSATGAQGPMLKTILHRVAGSTEALAQAIARSMIISADNAHGVHPNYADRHEGNHQPLLNKGAVLKINANQRYASNDETCALFGLLCREAGADYQYFVTRTDLACGSTIGPLTAGELGIRTLDIGLPTFGMHSIRETAGTRDAFQLNQVLQRFFAKDQI, encoded by the coding sequence ATGAGTCAAACACCCTCTCTCCAGCAGAACTTTAACCAGAATCTGGTCGAGTTCTTGCGGGAGTCCCCCACCCCTTACCACGCCGTTAAAAACATGGTTGCCAAGCTGGAGCAGCACGGCTTTGTGCAACTGAACGAATCGCAAGCCTGGCAACTGAAAGACAATGGTCGTTATTATGTGACTCGTAACGACTCATCCATTGTTGCTTTTACCAATGGCAACCACCAGCAAGGCTTTCGTATGGTGGGCGGGCACACCGATTTTCCCTGTCTGAAAGTCAAACCTCAACCTGAATTGCACAAACACCAATACCTGCAACTGGCGGTTGAAGTTTACGGCGGAGCGTTGTTAAACCCATGGTTTGACCGCGACCTGTCCATAGCCGGACGCGTTTTTTATATTGATACTGCCGGTGAACTGAAATCCAGCCTGATTAATTACCGTAAAGCCGTCGCTTATATACCCAGCCTGGCCATCCACCTTGATCGGGAAGCCAACAAAAAGCGCAGTGTTAATCCGCAGACGGATATTCCACCCATACTGTGCCAGCTGGGCAAAGACGAAAAAGCCGACTTCCGCGCCCTGTTAAAAGAACAGTTAGCAGAAGAAGGTGTCACTGACGTTACGGAAGTACTGGAGTATGACCTGAGTTTCTACGACACACAGGGCGCTGCCATCATTGGTTTGAAAGACGAGTTTATTGTCAGTCAGTCGCTGGATAATCTGCTCAGCTGCTACGTTGGCATGACCGCCATGATTGAAGCACTTGATAATAGCTCCGCTCCTATGGTGCTGGTGTGTAATGATCATGAAGAGTGCGGCAGCCAGTCTGCAACCGGCGCTCAGGGTCCTATGCTGAAAACCATTCTGCACCGGGTAGCAGGTTCCACTGAAGCTCTGGCTCAGGCCATTGCCCGATCCATGATTATCTCGGCGGATAATGCCCATGGTGTTCACCCTAACTACGCTGACCGTCATGAAGGCAACCATCAACCGCTGCTGAACAAAGGTGCCGTTCTGAAAATTAACGCCAACCAGCGTTACGCTTCCAACGATGAGACCTGCGCCCTGTTTGGTTTGCTGTGTCGCGAAGCCGGTGCCGACTATCAGTACTTCGTCACCCGAACCGATCTCGCCTGTGGCAGTACCATTGGCCCTCTGACTGCCGGAGAGCTGGGGATTCGGACACTGGATATAGGTCTTCCCACTTTTGGCATGCATTCCATCAGGGAGACCGCCGGAACCCGCGATGCCTTCCAGTTGAATCAGGTGTTACAACGCTTTTTTGCGAAAGATCAAATCTGA
- a CDS encoding tRNA-queuosine alpha-mannosyltransferase domain-containing protein, producing the protein MKILLLSAYDAMSHRYWRKGLVEAFPQFNWTVLTLPARYFSWRLRGNSLSWAFGQREVLEQSYDLLICTSMTDLSALKGMVPGLAKVPTLCYYHENQFAYPQSDDQQANVEPLMLNLYTALAADRVLFNTTYNRDTFFKGAERLLKKLPDHVPLSVIDRLRQRSAVLPVPLPDTVFPRCGSHRKAVSKPVRIVWAARWEYDKGGDRLLAVLQELERRQLDFRLCILGQRFRNTPMEFDLIGQVFSHRLDQFGYASSREDYLHWLRQSDIVLSTAIHEFQGVSILEAVTSGCVPVLPDREVYPELFDSQYIYPDCGDDVLAEAVAAADVIERHMQLIGSESAQPPSVDHYRWSNLRHDYLEQMLQVVNSF; encoded by the coding sequence ATGAAAATATTACTGCTGTCTGCCTACGATGCCATGAGCCATCGTTATTGGCGCAAAGGACTGGTTGAAGCATTTCCTCAATTTAACTGGACAGTGTTAACACTGCCAGCCCGTTACTTCAGCTGGCGACTGCGTGGCAATAGTCTGAGTTGGGCATTTGGACAACGGGAGGTGCTGGAGCAGAGCTATGATTTGCTGATCTGTACGTCAATGACTGACCTGTCTGCCTTAAAAGGAATGGTGCCCGGCCTGGCGAAAGTACCAACGCTCTGTTACTACCATGAAAACCAGTTTGCCTATCCTCAGTCCGACGATCAGCAGGCTAATGTTGAACCGTTAATGTTGAATCTTTACACGGCGCTGGCAGCTGATCGGGTGTTGTTTAATACGACTTATAACCGGGATACTTTTTTTAAAGGTGCTGAACGGTTGCTGAAGAAACTGCCTGATCATGTGCCGTTATCGGTTATTGATCGATTGCGGCAGAGGTCTGCGGTTTTGCCTGTGCCTCTGCCAGATACAGTCTTCCCGCGCTGCGGCTCTCATCGTAAGGCTGTTAGCAAACCGGTGCGTATTGTCTGGGCTGCACGATGGGAGTATGACAAGGGTGGTGACCGGTTACTGGCGGTGCTGCAGGAACTTGAACGGCGTCAGCTGGATTTCAGGCTGTGTATTCTCGGGCAACGATTCAGAAATACGCCCATGGAATTCGATCTTATCGGGCAAGTGTTCAGTCACCGTCTTGATCAATTTGGTTACGCCAGTAGCAGGGAAGACTATCTGCATTGGCTGCGTCAGTCGGATATCGTTCTTTCGACGGCTATTCATGAATTTCAGGGTGTTTCCATTCTTGAAGCCGTAACCAGCGGTTGTGTTCCGGTGCTGCCCGATCGGGAAGTGTATCCGGAACTGTTTGATTCGCAGTATATCTATCCGGACTGCGGCGATGATGTGTTGGCTGAGGCCGTTGCAGCTGCTGATGTGATTGAACGACACATGCAGCTGATTGGCAGTGAAAGCGCTCAGCCGCCCAGTGTTGATCACTATCGCTGGTCAAATCTCAGACACGATTATTTGGAGCAAATGCTTCAGGTTGTGAACAGCTTCTAA
- a CDS encoding MarC family protein: protein MIDLLATFIFFFAVIDPIGTVPVFIAVTSRYDESLKRKIAVRAALASGSILIFFVMAGEVILKIINIPLSAFQIAGGIVLFIFALSMIFGESKPEEEVKMATSATEKAIFPLAVPSIASPGAMLAAVLLTENHHYSVLEQAQTTAIMISVLFITLLLMLGASKVHRFIGDSGASIISRVMGLILTSVAVANVLAGIKEYFLL from the coding sequence ATGATCGATCTTTTAGCCACCTTTATTTTCTTTTTTGCTGTCATTGACCCCATTGGTACTGTACCGGTTTTTATAGCGGTCACCAGTCGGTATGACGAATCGCTGAAAAGAAAAATTGCTGTAAGAGCAGCACTGGCTTCCGGATCGATTCTGATCTTTTTTGTAATGGCGGGTGAAGTCATTCTGAAAATCATTAACATCCCTCTTTCGGCTTTTCAGATTGCTGGCGGGATTGTCCTGTTTATTTTTGCCCTGTCCATGATCTTTGGTGAAAGCAAGCCGGAAGAAGAAGTCAAAATGGCAACCTCTGCCACAGAAAAAGCCATCTTCCCTCTGGCAGTGCCGTCCATCGCCAGTCCGGGAGCCATGCTGGCCGCGGTTCTGCTCACAGAAAACCACCACTACAGCGTGCTGGAACAGGCACAAACCACCGCAATTATGATATCGGTGTTGTTTATTACCTTGTTGCTGATGCTCGGAGCCAGTAAGGTCCATCGATTTATAGGCGACAGCGGTGCCAGCATCATCAGCCGGGTCATGGGCTTGATTCTGACCTCTGTCGCCGTTGCCAATGTACTGGCAGGCATTAAAGAGTACTTTCTGCTTTAG
- a CDS encoding efflux RND transporter permease subunit: MILSDLSVKRPVFATVVSLLLITFGIVAFTLLPIRELPDITTPRVSVHTSYTGASADVVESKITNVLEDRLGGIDGIRSIESQSMHGVSRITVEFSTETDMEVAANDVREAMSRASWRLPDEAESPIVWKNSGTGESVLNVTLQSETLSPVELTDYAERTLQDRLSLVDGVSSADIYGGRQYVMRIDLDPIAMAARQLTATDVQSALRRNNIELPAGTVKGDQRSIPVRVLREYDDAEAFRRLVIRQSGTSTVYLEDIATIGTGPKVEESLSKVDGKNVVTIGIVPISNANPLEVINNVKREMAAFEPFLPEGTTLGTTHDSSIFIQGAIDEVYTTLAITIALVILVLYIFLGNARATLIPAVTVPVSLIAAFAVIWVMGFSINILTLLALVLAIGLVVDDAIVVLENIHRHLEMGKPSLFAAWHGAREVGFAVVATTVVLVMVFVPVVFMGGMVGILFREYALTLAGSVCFSSLVALTLSPMMGSRFLKLNTKPSRLNQFTERQLNKLENGYERLVTVFVRRKLLGLTILIASVASSVVLYNMVPKAFMPREDRGSMFVIIRGPEGSSYPAMKEAAEEIEAVLLPKIGDGAIDYSYLQTPGWGAMGDNSGIMILGFKDWSERGISVFEFSDMIREEFAQIPHVQAFPIVRSFMGGSSNPVQFVIGGGSFDQLVEWTDLLMELAKENPGLSDLDVDFNQNQPQMEVSIDRERAQQLGVSAEEIGNTLEIMLGGKNITTFMERGEEYDVFVRGIEEQFLSADDLSQLYVRSATSGQFIRLDNLVSIREVGKSARLRHYNRNRAITLSASLQDGYSLGEALDYLDQLVVDNLPAEAIINYKGESLEYRSNQSSIAYVFALALIIVFLVLAAQFESFVHPLVVMLTVPLGIAGALGGLLLTGESLNIYSQLALIMLIGLATKNGILIVEFANQLRDQGLAFEQAVIQAARQRLRPILMTAFTTVAGSVPLLLASGAGSESRYAIGIIVFFGVLVSSLLTIFVVPSMYALLAQKTQSPEFVSHQLEEQIAQQAAA; encoded by the coding sequence ATGATACTGTCTGATCTGTCTGTTAAACGACCCGTGTTCGCCACTGTGGTCAGCCTGTTGCTGATCACCTTTGGTATCGTTGCCTTCACTCTGCTGCCTATACGAGAGCTGCCGGATATCACAACGCCCAGGGTATCGGTTCACACAAGCTATACCGGGGCATCAGCAGATGTCGTCGAGTCCAAGATCACCAATGTGCTTGAAGACCGCCTGGGAGGGATCGACGGCATTCGTTCCATTGAAAGCCAGAGCATGCACGGCGTTTCACGAATCACCGTTGAATTTTCCACTGAAACCGATATGGAAGTCGCTGCCAACGACGTACGGGAAGCCATGTCCCGTGCCAGCTGGCGACTGCCCGACGAGGCGGAATCACCCATTGTCTGGAAAAACAGCGGTACCGGCGAATCCGTTCTGAACGTTACCCTGCAAAGCGAAACCCTGTCGCCAGTAGAGCTCACCGATTATGCGGAACGAACCCTGCAGGACCGGCTGAGTCTGGTGGATGGCGTCAGCTCTGCCGACATATACGGCGGTCGTCAGTATGTCATGCGTATCGATCTTGACCCTATTGCCATGGCTGCACGACAACTGACAGCCACCGATGTGCAAAGCGCCCTGCGCCGCAATAATATTGAATTGCCAGCAGGTACCGTTAAAGGCGACCAGCGTTCTATACCGGTGAGAGTATTGCGTGAGTATGACGACGCTGAAGCGTTCCGCCGTCTGGTGATCCGTCAGAGCGGCACATCAACGGTTTATCTGGAAGACATTGCCACTATTGGCACCGGCCCCAAAGTAGAAGAAAGCCTTTCGAAAGTGGACGGCAAAAACGTGGTGACCATTGGTATTGTGCCCATTTCAAACGCCAATCCACTGGAGGTCATTAACAACGTTAAGCGTGAAATGGCGGCTTTCGAACCCTTCCTGCCAGAAGGCACAACACTGGGCACAACCCACGATTCCTCTATCTTTATCCAGGGCGCGATTGACGAAGTATACACGACACTGGCGATTACTATCGCACTTGTTATTCTGGTGCTGTATATCTTTCTGGGTAATGCCCGCGCGACGCTGATTCCAGCGGTTACAGTGCCGGTTTCACTCATCGCCGCGTTTGCCGTTATCTGGGTCATGGGCTTTTCCATCAACATCCTGACCCTGCTGGCTCTGGTTCTGGCGATTGGTCTTGTGGTCGATGACGCTATTGTTGTGCTGGAAAATATCCATCGGCACCTGGAAATGGGCAAACCATCTCTGTTCGCCGCATGGCATGGTGCCCGCGAAGTGGGTTTTGCGGTCGTTGCCACCACTGTGGTACTGGTAATGGTGTTTGTGCCTGTCGTCTTTATGGGCGGCATGGTCGGCATTCTGTTCCGTGAATACGCTCTGACACTGGCAGGCAGCGTCTGCTTTTCAAGCCTTGTGGCACTGACCCTGTCACCGATGATGGGCTCCAGGTTCCTGAAACTGAACACCAAACCTTCTCGCCTGAACCAGTTCACCGAACGTCAGTTGAATAAACTGGAAAACGGCTATGAACGTCTGGTGACCGTGTTTGTTCGTCGTAAACTGCTGGGGCTGACTATCCTGATTGCTTCGGTTGCCTCCTCTGTCGTTCTCTACAACATGGTGCCGAAAGCCTTTATGCCCAGAGAAGATCGCGGCAGCATGTTTGTGATCATTCGAGGTCCGGAAGGCTCCAGCTATCCAGCCATGAAAGAAGCCGCCGAAGAGATCGAGGCCGTACTGCTGCCGAAAATCGGCGATGGCGCCATTGATTACTCCTACCTGCAAACCCCCGGCTGGGGTGCGATGGGCGACAACTCGGGCATCATGATTCTCGGCTTCAAAGACTGGAGCGAGCGGGGCATCAGTGTGTTTGAATTTTCCGATATGATTCGTGAAGAGTTTGCACAGATTCCTCACGTTCAGGCATTCCCGATTGTTCGCTCTTTTATGGGGGGCTCCAGCAATCCGGTGCAGTTTGTTATCGGCGGCGGATCATTTGATCAGCTGGTTGAGTGGACCGACCTGCTGATGGAACTGGCAAAAGAAAACCCCGGCCTGTCGGATCTGGATGTGGATTTCAACCAGAACCAGCCACAGATGGAAGTATCTATCGATCGGGAAAGAGCCCAGCAATTAGGCGTATCAGCTGAAGAAATCGGCAACACGCTGGAAATCATGTTGGGCGGCAAAAACATCACCACCTTTATGGAACGCGGTGAAGAGTACGATGTGTTTGTCCGGGGCATTGAAGAACAGTTTTTATCGGCAGATGACCTGTCACAACTCTATGTTCGATCTGCCACTTCCGGACAATTTATTCGCCTTGATAACCTGGTAAGCATTCGTGAAGTCGGCAAATCTGCACGACTGCGTCACTATAATCGCAACCGTGCCATCACCCTGTCTGCCAGTCTGCAGGACGGTTACTCTCTGGGTGAAGCTCTGGATTATCTGGATCAGCTGGTGGTTGATAACCTGCCCGCCGAGGCCATTATCAATTACAAAGGCGAATCACTGGAGTACCGCAGCAACCAGAGTTCCATTGCCTATGTTTTTGCACTGGCTCTGATCATTGTTTTCCTGGTACTGGCGGCACAGTTTGAAAGCTTTGTGCACCCGTTGGTGGTTATGCTGACCGTACCTCTGGGTATTGCCGGCGCTTTGGGCGGATTGCTTCTGACCGGTGAAAGCCTGAATATCTACAGCCAGCTGGCACTGATTATGCTGATCGGTCTGGCAACGAAGAACGGTATTCTTATTGTTGAGTTTGCCAATCAGTTACGCGACCAGGGTCTGGCATTTGAGCAAGCCGTTATTCAGGCGGCCAGGCAGCGTTTACGCCCGATTCTGATGACCGCATTCACCACCGTTGCGGGTTCTGTCCCCCTGCTGTTGGCCAGTGGTGCTGGCTCAGAATCCCGTTATGCCATTGGTATTATCGTTTTCTTTGGTGTACTGGTTTCCAGCCTGCTTACCATCTTCGTAGTACCGTCAATGTATGCCCTATTGGCTCAGAAGACCCAGTCTCCTGAGTTCGTCAGTCACCAACTGGAAGAACAGATTGCTCAACAGGCGGCAGCCTGA